In one window of Streptomyces roseofulvus DNA:
- a CDS encoding M28 family metallopeptidase, whose product MNLSARIAALAGSSALVLGALAGAAPATAAPAGATAAPDIPVASVKQHLADLQSIATANGGNRAHGRPGYKASIDFVKAKLDAVGFTTTVQQFTYNGTTGYNLIADWPGGDPNQVVMAGSHLDSVSSGPGINDNGSGSAAILEAALTVARTGYQPTKHLRFGWWGAEELGLVGSKYYVNNLPTTERAKLKGYLNFDMIGSPNPGYFVYDDDPVIEQTFKNYFAGIGVPTEIETEGDGRSDHASFKNVGIPVGGLFTGASRVKTSAQVSKWGGTATAFDRCYHSSCDTTANINDTALDRNSDAIAHALWTLSGTTTTPPTGTVFENTADVSIPDNGVAVTSSVDVTGRTGNAPSNLSVGVDVVHTYIGDLVVDLIAPDGSVYNLHNRSGGSADNISQTYTVNASSEVANGTWKLRVQDKASVDTGYINGFKLTFP is encoded by the coding sequence ATGAACCTCTCCGCGAGAATCGCCGCCCTGGCAGGTTCCTCGGCGCTCGTCCTCGGCGCCCTCGCCGGCGCCGCGCCGGCCACCGCCGCGCCGGCCGGAGCCACCGCCGCGCCCGACATCCCGGTCGCCAGCGTCAAGCAGCACCTGGCCGACCTCCAGTCCATCGCCACCGCCAACGGCGGCAACCGCGCGCACGGCCGGCCCGGCTACAAGGCGTCCATCGACTTCGTGAAGGCGAAGCTGGACGCGGTCGGCTTCACCACGACCGTCCAGCAGTTCACGTACAACGGCACCACCGGCTACAACCTGATCGCCGACTGGCCGGGCGGCGACCCGAACCAGGTCGTCATGGCCGGCTCGCACCTCGACTCGGTGTCCTCGGGGCCCGGCATCAACGACAACGGCTCCGGCTCGGCCGCCATCCTGGAGGCCGCGCTCACCGTCGCCCGCACCGGCTACCAGCCCACCAAGCACCTGCGGTTCGGCTGGTGGGGCGCGGAGGAGCTGGGCCTGGTCGGGTCGAAGTACTACGTGAACAACCTGCCCACGACCGAGCGCGCGAAGCTGAAGGGCTACCTCAACTTCGACATGATCGGCTCGCCGAACCCGGGGTACTTCGTCTACGACGACGACCCGGTGATCGAGCAGACCTTCAAGAACTACTTCGCCGGCATCGGGGTCCCGACCGAGATCGAGACCGAGGGCGACGGCCGCTCCGACCACGCCTCCTTCAAGAACGTCGGCATACCCGTCGGCGGTCTCTTCACCGGCGCCAGCCGGGTCAAGACCAGCGCCCAGGTGTCGAAGTGGGGCGGTACGGCGACGGCCTTCGACCGCTGCTACCACTCCTCCTGCGACACCACCGCGAACATCAACGACACGGCCCTGGACCGCAACAGCGACGCCATCGCCCACGCGCTGTGGACCCTGTCCGGCACCACCACGACCCCGCCCACCGGCACGGTCTTCGAGAACACCGCCGACGTCTCCATCCCGGACAACGGCGTCGCGGTGACCTCCTCGGTCGACGTCACCGGCCGCACGGGCAACGCGCCCAGCAACCTCTCCGTCGGCGTGGACGTCGTCCACACCTACATCGGTGACCTGGTCGTCGACCTCATCGCCCCCGACGGCTCGGTCTACAACCTGCACAACCGCTCCGGCGGCAGCGCCGACAACATCAGCCAGACCTACACCGTGAACGCCTCCTCCGAGGTGGCCAACGGCACCTGGAAGCTCCGCGTCCAGGACAAGGCGTCCGTCGACACCGGCTACATCAACGGGTTCAAGCTGACCTTCCCGTAA
- a CDS encoding MerR family transcriptional regulator has protein sequence MSDDVDPGLTVGQVAARLDVTVRALHHWDEIGLARPSLRTAGGYRLYTGADLERLHRVVVYRELGLGLDRIRDVLDDAGTDVTGALRAQRAQVDRRIERLQRLGTGLDRMIEAHERGLLLTAEQQAALFGPDWDPEWSARAREAYGDTPQWQAYAERSAARGPEEWQAVTETVTALERALGEAMDAGVEPGSAEAGRLVARHREVFSAAYFPLTRQMQVCLGRRFATDPEFAAHYDGIRPGLATWFHRAVDADARTHGVDPTTATWQ, from the coding sequence ATGTCTGACGACGTGGACCCCGGCCTGACCGTCGGCCAGGTCGCGGCGCGGCTGGACGTCACCGTCCGCGCGCTGCACCACTGGGACGAGATCGGGCTCGCGCGGCCGTCGCTGCGCACGGCCGGCGGGTACCGGCTCTACACCGGCGCGGACCTCGAACGCCTGCACCGCGTCGTCGTCTACCGCGAGCTCGGCCTCGGCCTGGACCGGATCCGGGACGTCCTGGACGACGCGGGCACGGACGTGACGGGCGCGCTGCGGGCCCAGCGCGCGCAGGTCGACCGGCGGATCGAGCGCCTCCAGCGGCTCGGGACCGGTCTCGACCGGATGATCGAGGCCCACGAGCGCGGGCTGCTGCTCACCGCCGAGCAGCAGGCCGCGCTCTTCGGCCCCGACTGGGACCCGGAGTGGTCCGCGCGGGCCCGTGAGGCGTACGGCGACACCCCGCAGTGGCAGGCGTACGCCGAGCGCTCCGCCGCGCGCGGCCCGGAGGAGTGGCAGGCCGTCACCGAGACCGTCACCGCCCTCGAACGCGCCCTCGGCGAGGCGATGGACGCCGGCGTCGAGCCCGGCAGCGCGGAGGCGGGCCGGCTCGTCGCCCGCCACCGCGAGGTCTTCAGCGCCGCGTACTTCCCGCTCACCCGGCAGATGCAGGTCTGCCTCGGCCGCCGCTTCGCGACCGACCCGGAGTTCGCCGCCCACTACGACGGCATCCGCCCCGGCCTCGCCACCTGGTTCCACCGAGCCGTCGACGCGGACGCCCGCACCCACGGCGTGGACCCCACCACCGCGACCTGGCAGTAG
- a CDS encoding VOC family protein, which yields MSDKNHYDAFEMSPVPTPGPDAVPPEPFHGIYGMPSFVSVPTTDLAESVDFWTRGLGFFELFAVPGVLVHLRRWAFQDVLLVAAESVPDEPPATSYSFSGVLGQVDALVEACRALRPDSVDGPRDTPWNTRDVEVITPENARVVFTAAKPFDPASQEARNLAAIGITPPKGHGGDNGAHV from the coding sequence ATGAGCGACAAGAACCACTACGACGCCTTCGAGATGAGCCCCGTCCCCACGCCCGGGCCGGACGCCGTGCCGCCGGAGCCGTTCCACGGGATCTACGGCATGCCGTCCTTCGTCTCCGTGCCCACCACCGACCTCGCGGAGTCCGTGGACTTCTGGACCCGCGGGCTCGGCTTCTTCGAGCTGTTCGCCGTCCCCGGCGTCCTCGTGCACCTGCGCCGGTGGGCGTTCCAGGACGTGCTCCTCGTCGCGGCGGAGAGCGTCCCCGACGAGCCGCCGGCCACGAGCTACAGCTTCTCCGGCGTGCTCGGACAGGTCGACGCCCTCGTCGAGGCGTGCCGCGCGCTGCGGCCGGACTCGGTCGACGGGCCCCGGGACACGCCCTGGAACACCCGGGACGTGGAGGTGATCACGCCGGAGAACGCGCGGGTCGTCTTCACGGCGGCGAAGCCCTTCGACCCGGCGAGCCAGGAGGCCCGGAACCTCGCGGCGATCGGGATCACGCCACCGAAGGGGCACGGCGGCGACAATGGGGCCCATGTCTGA
- the lepB gene encoding signal peptidase I, translated as MRERRAGRRLRVAAWVMIPLGLASVLGGILYFFTAHRGVSVMGDAMAPTHPRGKLVLVTDVDAEDIRRGDVLLLQVPGRYRGAPVIQRVIGKGGDHVASDGTRVTVNGEPLDEPYLKKDLLPPTPVPFEATVPEGRLFLMGDNRGNANDSRYFLDEQDGTVATAGVLGRVSEGFPPAVLTAGALGAALILGGVGTGYAAWRRARSAPPAVRTGGPGR; from the coding sequence ATGCGGGAGCGGAGAGCGGGCAGGCGGCTGAGGGTCGCGGCGTGGGTGATGATCCCCCTGGGCCTGGCGTCGGTCCTGGGGGGCATCCTGTACTTCTTCACGGCCCACCGCGGGGTCTCGGTGATGGGCGACGCGATGGCGCCCACGCACCCCCGGGGCAAGCTGGTGCTCGTCACGGACGTCGACGCGGAGGACATACGCCGGGGCGACGTCCTCCTCCTCCAGGTCCCCGGCCGGTACCGCGGCGCACCGGTCATCCAGCGGGTGATCGGCAAGGGCGGCGACCACGTCGCGTCCGACGGCACCCGGGTCACGGTGAACGGCGAACCCCTCGACGAGCCGTACCTGAAGAAGGACCTCCTGCCCCCGACGCCGGTCCCGTTCGAGGCGACGGTCCCGGAGGGCCGCCTGTTCCTGATGGGCGACAACCGGGGCAACGCGAACGACTCCCGCTACTTCCTCGACGAGCAGGACGGCACCGTCGCGACCGCCGGCGTCCTCGGCCGCGTCAGCGAGGGCTTCCCGCCGGCGGTGCTGACGGCCGGAGCCCTCGGCGCCGCGCTGATCCTGGGCGGCGTCGGCACGGGTTACGCGGCGTGGCGCCGGGCCCGGTCCGCGCCGCCCGCCGTAAGGACCGGAGGGCCCGGCCGCTGA
- a CDS encoding TetR/AcrR family transcriptional regulator C-terminal domain-containing protein — MTQLTSRTPGGPPPYLRIVAEIRRRIADGELAPGDRIPSTRRIAEEWGVALATATKALTTLRLEGLVEARPRVGTVVAGAARPPAAPSEEPAQRPVQEREREQELSLDRIVRTAIGIADAEGLTALSMRGVAARLGVAPMSTYRYVPSKEELVLHMADAAFGEETYPAEAPEGWRARVELGARAMWRLYRKHPWLAQLGSLSRPLLVPRLLVHGEWILAALDGHGLAPTELFDIHVLIYSHVQGLAVHLEREAHAEAATGQSEGQWMDSRASDLQALAESGRFPTFAKVVGAFEDGYDLDLDALFERGLTALLDGLTPLVEGRRP, encoded by the coding sequence ATGACGCAGCTCACATCCAGGACCCCGGGCGGCCCGCCGCCCTATCTGCGCATCGTCGCCGAGATCCGGCGGCGCATCGCGGACGGCGAACTCGCCCCCGGGGACCGGATCCCCTCGACCCGGCGCATCGCCGAGGAGTGGGGCGTGGCCCTGGCCACGGCCACCAAGGCGTTGACGACCCTGCGCCTGGAGGGCCTGGTGGAGGCCCGCCCCCGGGTCGGCACGGTCGTCGCGGGCGCGGCCCGGCCTCCCGCCGCCCCCTCCGAGGAACCCGCGCAGCGGCCCGTCCAGGAGCGGGAGCGGGAACAGGAACTGAGCCTCGACCGGATCGTCCGCACCGCCATCGGGATCGCCGACGCCGAGGGCCTCACCGCGCTCTCCATGCGCGGGGTCGCGGCCCGCCTCGGCGTCGCGCCGATGTCGACGTACCGGTACGTGCCGAGCAAGGAGGAGCTCGTCCTCCACATGGCCGACGCCGCGTTCGGCGAGGAGACGTACCCCGCGGAGGCCCCCGAGGGCTGGCGCGCCCGCGTCGAACTGGGCGCGCGGGCGATGTGGCGCCTGTACCGGAAGCACCCCTGGCTGGCGCAGCTCGGCTCCCTCTCCCGGCCGCTGCTCGTCCCGCGCCTCCTCGTCCACGGCGAGTGGATCCTGGCCGCCCTCGACGGCCACGGCCTCGCGCCCACCGAGCTGTTCGACATCCACGTGCTGATCTACAGCCACGTCCAGGGCCTGGCCGTGCACCTGGAACGGGAGGCGCACGCCGAGGCGGCCACCGGCCAGTCGGAGGGCCAGTGGATGGACAGCCGCGCCTCCGATCTCCAGGCGCTGGCGGAGTCCGGCCGGTTCCCCACCTTCGCCAAGGTGGTCGGCGCCTTCGAGGACGGCTACGACCTGGACCTCGACGCCCTCTTCGAACGCGGCCTCACCGCCCTGCTGGACGGCCTCACGCCCCTCGTCGAGGGCCGGCGGCCCTGA
- a CDS encoding FAD-dependent monooxygenase, producing the protein MNTTVLISGGGIAGPVLAHWLRRRGFEPTVVERASAPRPGGQAIDVRGVALDVMERTGLLDRARGLRTRMRGMSVLDPQGNEVHRSTESTFSSGRLDSDDIEVLREDLVRMAYEHTRADVEYLFGDSLTGLDEDETGVRADFAHGPSRRFDLVVGADGLHSTVRRLAFGPEEGFSHHLGSYLSVFGTENFLALEDWQMWLQGDGVGFGIMPVRDNTELRVAFGFESGPLAPGLRTADALRRTVVEKLATVGWEGARLAEAARTAPDFYCDAMAQIRMDRWSRGRVTLLGDAGYCPSPLSGQGTSLALVGAYVLADCLERDGGDHGTAFARYEERIRPFVDLNQALATENPGGPASEESVARAKNAIVLDA; encoded by the coding sequence ATGAACACGACCGTGCTCATCTCCGGCGGCGGCATCGCGGGCCCCGTCCTCGCCCACTGGCTGCGCCGCCGCGGCTTCGAGCCCACCGTCGTCGAGCGGGCCTCCGCCCCCCGCCCCGGCGGCCAGGCCATCGACGTCCGCGGCGTCGCGCTCGACGTCATGGAGCGGACGGGCCTGCTGGACCGGGCGCGCGGGCTGCGGACCCGGATGCGCGGCATGTCGGTCCTCGACCCGCAAGGCAACGAGGTCCACCGCTCCACCGAGTCGACCTTCAGCAGCGGCCGGCTCGACAGCGACGACATCGAGGTGCTGCGCGAGGACCTGGTGAGGATGGCGTACGAGCACACCCGCGCCGACGTCGAGTACCTCTTCGGCGACAGCCTCACCGGCCTCGACGAGGACGAGACGGGCGTGCGCGCCGACTTCGCGCACGGACCGTCCCGCCGCTTCGACCTCGTCGTCGGTGCCGACGGGCTCCACTCCACCGTGCGGCGCCTCGCCTTCGGCCCGGAGGAGGGCTTCTCCCACCACCTGGGCAGCTACCTCTCCGTCTTCGGCACGGAGAACTTCCTCGCCCTGGAGGACTGGCAGATGTGGCTCCAGGGCGACGGCGTGGGCTTCGGCATCATGCCCGTGCGCGACAACACCGAGCTGCGGGTCGCCTTCGGCTTCGAGTCGGGGCCGCTCGCCCCCGGACTCCGCACCGCCGACGCCCTCCGGCGTACCGTCGTGGAGAAGCTGGCCACCGTGGGCTGGGAGGGTGCCCGGCTTGCCGAGGCCGCCCGCACGGCCCCCGACTTCTACTGCGACGCCATGGCCCAGATCCGCATGGACCGCTGGTCGCGCGGCCGCGTCACCCTGCTCGGCGACGCCGGCTACTGCCCCTCACCGCTCTCCGGCCAGGGCACCAGCCTGGCGCTCGTCGGCGCCTACGTCCTCGCCGACTGCCTCGAGCGGGACGGCGGCGACCACGGCACGGCCTTCGCCCGCTACGAGGAGCGGATACGGCCCTTCGTCGACCTCAACCAGGCGCTGGCCACCGAGAACCCCGGCGGCCCCGCCTCCGAGGAGTCCGTCGCGCGCGCCAAGAACGCGATCGTGCTGGACGCCTGA
- a CDS encoding alpha/beta hydrolase, translated as MDILLIGGLWLDASAWDDVVPELAAFGHRPVPVALPGQGDGAAAATLADQRAAVLAAVDAAPGKPLVVGHSAASTLAWLAADARPDRLAGVALIGGFPAPDGRAYADFFPVEDGAVPFPGWGPFEGPDAADLDAATRERFAAAAVPVPEGVAKGIVRLTDERRFDVPVTVVCPEFTPAQAERWIAAGESPELARARRLAYRDIDAGHWPMTTRPHALARLLADIANTRAADVS; from the coding sequence ATGGACATCCTGCTCATCGGCGGTCTCTGGCTCGACGCATCCGCCTGGGACGACGTCGTGCCGGAGCTCGCCGCCTTCGGCCACCGTCCCGTCCCCGTCGCCCTCCCCGGCCAGGGCGACGGCGCCGCCGCCGCGACGCTCGCGGACCAGCGGGCCGCCGTGCTCGCGGCCGTCGACGCGGCGCCCGGAAAGCCCCTGGTGGTGGGGCACTCGGCGGCGTCCACCCTGGCCTGGCTGGCCGCCGACGCCCGGCCGGACCGGCTCGCCGGGGTCGCGCTGATCGGCGGCTTCCCCGCCCCCGACGGCCGGGCCTACGCCGACTTCTTCCCGGTCGAGGACGGCGCCGTGCCCTTCCCGGGCTGGGGCCCCTTCGAGGGCCCCGACGCCGCTGACCTGGACGCGGCCACCCGGGAGCGCTTCGCGGCCGCCGCCGTCCCCGTCCCCGAGGGGGTCGCCAAGGGCATCGTCCGGCTGACCGACGAGCGCCGCTTCGACGTCCCCGTCACGGTCGTCTGCCCCGAGTTCACCCCCGCCCAGGCCGAGCGGTGGATCGCCGCCGGCGAGAGCCCCGAACTCGCCCGCGCCCGCCGGCTCGCGTACCGCGACATCGACGCGGGCCACTGGCCGATGACCACCCGCCCCCACGCCCTCGCCCGCCTGCTCGCCGACATCGCGAACACCCGAGCCGCGGACGTGTCCTAG
- a CDS encoding VOC family protein, with translation MACRISELVLECADPERLAAFWSEVLGYVELNREEDGSIEIGPPGTGFGGPQPTLVLSPNDAPRNGSRRLHIDVNATDRDQDAELERLLALGAVPADVGQTGEEEWHVLADPEGNEFCLLRRRIAPVGEDAVLK, from the coding sequence ATGGCATGCCGCATCAGTGAGCTGGTCCTCGAATGCGCCGACCCCGAGCGCCTCGCCGCGTTCTGGAGCGAGGTCCTCGGATACGTCGAACTGAACCGGGAGGAGGACGGCAGCATCGAGATCGGCCCGCCCGGCACCGGCTTCGGCGGCCCGCAGCCCACGCTCGTCCTCAGCCCCAACGACGCGCCCCGGAACGGCAGTCGGCGGCTGCACATCGACGTCAACGCGACCGACCGCGACCAGGACGCCGAGCTGGAACGGCTGCTCGCGCTCGGCGCCGTACCGGCGGACGTCGGCCAGACCGGCGAGGAGGAGTGGCACGTCCTGGCCGACCCGGAGGGCAACGAGTTCTGCCTGCTCCGCCGCCGCATCGCCCCCGTCGGCGAGGACGCCGTCCTGAAGTAG
- a CDS encoding esterase-like activity of phytase family protein: MSASLIRRACAAALLLTSTLAPAVAAAPPPGAPGAETQRAVQARLLGEKIVPHKLDFRGTTVGGLSGIDRDRCTGEYVFISDDRSFLQPARFYTAKLDVDAAGVHSVDFTGTRPLLQPDGSVYPSPALGDGKAIDPEEIRVDPVKCRYWWGQEGDRPAVEGQPVIQPSIEISAPDGTHHGTLRLPENYLITADRGPRRNQAVEALTFGARGKVVTSAIEGPLVQDGPVPDTTHGALVRVTRQSRAGRVLGQFAYPIEKIFAESDPTSPWGPDTGVPSILAFPDDPERYLVLERTWVAGSGYKIRLFDATTRGATDVRAVDALVGRDAVPMRKTLVADFHTLGLSAVDNTEGMTWGPTLPSGERTLILVSDDNFASDAVTQLVALALR, encoded by the coding sequence ATGAGTGCCTCCCTGATCCGCCGCGCCTGCGCCGCGGCTCTGCTCCTGACGTCCACGCTCGCCCCCGCCGTGGCCGCCGCGCCCCCGCCCGGCGCCCCCGGCGCGGAGACCCAGCGCGCGGTACAGGCCCGCCTGCTCGGCGAGAAGATCGTCCCGCACAAGCTCGACTTCCGCGGCACCACGGTCGGCGGCCTCTCCGGCATCGACCGCGACCGGTGCACCGGCGAGTACGTCTTCATCAGCGACGACCGCTCCTTCCTCCAGCCCGCCCGCTTCTACACCGCGAAGCTGGACGTCGACGCCGCAGGCGTGCACTCCGTCGACTTCACCGGGACCCGCCCCCTCCTCCAGCCGGACGGCTCCGTCTACCCGTCGCCGGCGCTCGGCGACGGCAAGGCCATCGACCCGGAGGAGATCCGCGTCGACCCGGTCAAGTGCCGTTACTGGTGGGGCCAGGAGGGCGACCGGCCCGCCGTCGAGGGCCAGCCGGTGATCCAGCCGTCCATCGAGATCTCCGCGCCTGACGGCACCCACCACGGCACCCTGCGGCTGCCGGAGAACTACCTGATCACCGCCGACCGCGGCCCGCGCCGCAACCAGGCCGTCGAGGCGCTCACCTTCGGCGCCCGCGGCAAGGTCGTGACCAGCGCGATCGAGGGCCCGCTGGTCCAGGACGGCCCGGTGCCGGACACGACGCACGGCGCGCTCGTCCGCGTCACCCGGCAGAGCCGCGCCGGCCGGGTGCTCGGCCAGTTCGCGTACCCGATCGAGAAGATCTTCGCCGAGTCCGACCCGACCAGCCCGTGGGGCCCCGACACCGGCGTCCCCTCGATCCTCGCCTTCCCGGACGACCCCGAGCGCTACCTCGTCCTCGAACGCACCTGGGTCGCCGGCTCCGGATACAAGATCCGCCTCTTCGACGCCACCACCCGCGGCGCCACCGACGTACGGGCCGTGGACGCCCTGGTCGGCCGGGACGCCGTCCCCATGCGGAAGACGCTCGTCGCCGACTTCCACACCCTCGGCCTCTCCGCCGTCGACAACACCGAGGGCATGACCTGGGGGCCGACCCTCCCCTCCGGCGAGCGCACGCTGATCCTCGTCAGCGACGACAACTTCGCCTCGGACGCCGTCACCCAGCTCGTGGCCCTCGCGCTGCGCTGA
- a CDS encoding DUF1203 domain-containing protein: MKTFTPRAVGPDALAALRSVDDAGRACVPYVAPEGGEPLRCCLRGARAGERIALVSYAPLRRWAAATGARPGAYDEVGPVFVHAEACAGPEPAEGYPFERPGALRTVRRYSADGRIVGGRLVELPGLDEAFAEAFADPEVALVHVRAVEYGCFHFEVRRP, encoded by the coding sequence ATGAAGACCTTCACGCCGCGGGCCGTCGGGCCCGACGCACTCGCCGCCCTCCGGTCCGTCGACGACGCCGGGCGGGCCTGTGTCCCGTACGTCGCCCCCGAGGGCGGCGAGCCGTTGCGGTGCTGTCTGCGCGGGGCGCGGGCCGGGGAGCGGATCGCGCTCGTCTCGTACGCGCCGCTGCGGCGGTGGGCGGCGGCCACGGGGGCCCGGCCGGGGGCGTACGACGAGGTCGGGCCGGTCTTCGTGCACGCCGAGGCGTGCGCGGGGCCCGAGCCGGCCGAGGGGTACCCCTTCGAGCGGCCGGGAGCGCTGCGCACCGTCCGCCGCTACAGCGCCGACGGACGGATCGTCGGCGGGCGCCTCGTCGAACTCCCCGGCCTCGACGAGGCGTTCGCCGAGGCCTTCGCGGACCCGGAGGTCGCGCTCGTGCACGTACGGGCCGTCGAGTACGGGTGCTTCCACTTCGAGGTGCGGCGGCCCTGA
- a CDS encoding RNHCP domain-containing protein, with the protein MTITITIDTFTCVWCGLTVHAHAAGGQRRNHCPSCLHSRHVHDHVEGGASDCRARMTPISIAVLRTGDWMVVHRCVRCDELTSSPVAEDDNRLILMRMAVRPLAQPPFPLEAFGDL; encoded by the coding sequence GTGACCATCACCATCACCATCGACACCTTCACCTGCGTGTGGTGCGGACTCACCGTCCACGCCCACGCCGCCGGCGGGCAGAGGCGCAACCACTGCCCGTCCTGCCTGCACTCCCGGCACGTCCACGACCACGTCGAGGGCGGCGCCAGCGACTGCCGGGCACGGATGACGCCGATCTCCATCGCCGTGCTGCGCACCGGCGACTGGATGGTCGTGCACCGGTGCGTCCGCTGCGACGAGCTGACCTCCAGCCCCGTCGCCGAGGACGACAACCGGCTCATCCTGATGCGGATGGCGGTGCGGCCGCTGGCCCAGCCGCCGTTCCCGCTCGAAGCGTTCGGGGACCTCTGA
- a CDS encoding RNHCP domain-containing protein, whose product MARRTRTDDRRRGGRRAQRRKDVLHGQRSGHREQDFRCVACRLVVPLAAPGTAHRNHCPTCLASLHVDGRIPGDRASACRGRMAPIGVSVRPDGEWLLVHECRSCGELSANRIADDDNALALMRIALRPLRDPGVPGVAQGALLAL is encoded by the coding sequence GTGGCCCGCCGTACGCGCACCGACGACCGGCGCCGCGGCGGGCGGCGCGCCCAGCGACGCAAGGACGTGCTGCACGGGCAGCGGAGCGGCCACCGGGAGCAGGACTTCCGGTGCGTCGCCTGCCGGCTCGTCGTCCCGCTGGCCGCGCCGGGCACGGCGCACCGCAACCACTGCCCGACCTGCCTCGCCAGCCTGCACGTCGACGGGCGGATCCCCGGCGACCGGGCGTCCGCCTGCCGGGGCCGGATGGCGCCGATCGGCGTCTCCGTCCGGCCCGACGGGGAATGGCTCCTCGTCCACGAGTGCCGGTCCTGCGGCGAACTCAGCGCCAACCGGATCGCCGACGACGACAACGCCCTCGCCCTGATGCGGATCGCCCTGCGCCCGCTGCGGGACCCGGGCGTGCCGGGCGTGGCCCAGGGGGCGCTCCTGGCGCTGTGA
- a CDS encoding VOC family protein: MEPLHWKLVVDCADPHAQAAFWAAALRYEEEDHSKLVGQLLGAGAVPEAVTVTVHAGEPEERLGWHDLAAVRHPDDPVSEENGAGLGRRILFQRVPEAKTVKNRLHLDVHAPPGTRDAEVERLEGLGAAVLRRVAEQGGAWVVMTDPEGNEFCVQ, encoded by the coding sequence ATGGAGCCACTGCACTGGAAGCTCGTCGTCGACTGCGCCGACCCGCACGCCCAGGCCGCGTTCTGGGCGGCCGCCCTCCGGTACGAGGAGGAGGACCACAGCAAGCTCGTCGGGCAGTTGCTCGGCGCCGGGGCCGTACCGGAGGCCGTGACCGTCACCGTGCACGCCGGGGAGCCGGAGGAGCGGCTCGGGTGGCACGACCTCGCCGCGGTGCGGCACCCCGACGACCCCGTGTCGGAGGAGAACGGGGCCGGCCTCGGCCGGCGGATCCTCTTCCAGCGGGTGCCCGAGGCGAAGACCGTGAAGAACCGGCTGCACCTCGACGTGCACGCCCCGCCCGGCACCCGGGACGCCGAGGTGGAGCGCCTTGAGGGGCTGGGCGCGGCGGTGCTGCGGCGGGTGGCGGAGCAGGGCGGCGCGTGGGTGGTGATGACCGACCCCGAGGGGAACGAGTTCTGCGTGCAGTGA